A region of Necator americanus strain Aroian chromosome I, whole genome shotgun sequence DNA encodes the following proteins:
- a CDS encoding hypothetical protein (NECATOR_CHRI.G1534.T1) gives MVIEMACLALYECQGVEDKRFINADAPYSDVREPMRPTGVSILSGESAANYWTRRGERLGWLWDDTEPSIKLSQPNLGRRKSQE, from the exons atGGTTATTGAGATGGCTTGCTTAGCACTCTATGAGTGCCAGGGCGTCGAGGATAAGCG GTTTATTAACGCGGATGCACCATACAGCGACGTGCGAGAGCCAATGCGTCCAACCggtgtttctatcctctcGGGCGAGTCTGCTGCAAATTATTGGACCCggaggggtgaaaggcttggttggctctgGGACGATACTGAACCGTCGATCAAGTTGTCACAACCGAACCTC GGCCGTAGGAAATCCCAAG